In Nicotiana tabacum cultivar K326 chromosome 19, ASM71507v2, whole genome shotgun sequence, one DNA window encodes the following:
- the LOC107824832 gene encoding uncharacterized protein LOC107824832, which produces MPRKALQLTSSDNILCVQRALKKRLHLCLSTSLSQQEVEEMADKLFDSCDDRSRGDVGYAIAVEYWGQGIATNAVKMTIPQVYNDFPEIVRPQALADVENKASQRVLVKAGFIKEGILRKYGYHKGKIVDLVMYSLLSTESDI; this is translated from the exons ATGCCTCGTAAGGCATTACAATTGACAAGTTCGGATAACATCCTATGTGTACAACGAGCTTTAAAGAAGAGGCTCCATCTTTGTCTGTCAACATCTTTGTCTCAACAAGAGGTGGAGGAAATGGCAGATAAACTGTTTGATTCAT GTGATGATAGAAGCCGAGGTGATGTAGGATATGCTATTGCAGTTGAATATTGGGGGCAGGGGATTGCTACAAATGCAGTCAAAATGACAATCCCTCAAGTATACAATGACTTTCCTGAAATAGTAAGGCCTCAGGCATTAGCTGATGTTGAGAATAAGGCATCCCAAAGGGTATTAGTGAAGGCTGGGTTCATAAAAGAGGGCATATTGAGAAAATATGGCTACCACAAGGGGAAAATAGTGGATCTGGTGATGTACAGTCTCTTATCCACTGAGTCTGATATT
- the LOC107824826 gene encoding uncharacterized protein LOC107824826, with amino-acid sequence MESSRITLRPYRSTDVEDLLLWGGDDRVTRSIHFNTLASKEDALTFIEKSTIPWRRSICIDDRSIGIVVARPGSDDDRCRAEIGYALAVDYWGQGITPKAVKMAIPLIFSDFPEIVRLQALSDANNKASHRVLEKAGFVKEGMFRKYFYFKGEIKDVVLYSLLSTDSVPSLDP; translated from the coding sequence ATGGAATCATCAAGAATCACTCTCCGTCCATATAGATCAACAGATGTTGAAGATCTACTATTATGGGGAGGTGATGATCGAGTAACTCGATCCATCCATTTCAATACTTTGGCTTCCAAAGAAGATGCATTGACCTTCATTGAAAAATCTACCATTCCTTGGCGTCGATCCATATGCATCGATGACCGTTCGATTGGAATCGTGGTGGCGcgccctggatctgatgatgacaGATGTCGAGCTGAGATAGGATATGCTTTGGCAGTTGACTACTGGGGACAAGGGATCACTCCTAAGGCTGTGAAAATGGCAATCCCTCTGATTTTCAGTGACTTTCCTGAAATAGTAAGGTTACAAGCATTGTCTGATGCTAACAATAAAGCATCCCATAGGGTGTTGGAGAAGGCTGGATTTGTTAAGGAGGGCATGTTCagaaaatatttttacttcaaaGGGGAAATTAAGGATGTTGTACTTTACAGTTTACTTTCCACTGATTCTGTACCTTCATTAGATCCATAA